Proteins encoded within one genomic window of Amycolatopsis sp. 2-15:
- a CDS encoding lysylphosphatidylglycerol synthase transmembrane domain-containing protein: MVDRATRDESEAAVKGNNESSAAASGRRRISLSIGRRPGDLISLATAAAVVTLCALVARNPAVNPVEVVIYQQFGKIPAASLWVWRVLAGIGSWIGIAAASALALYFKRIRLGVYLATAGTLAWGSARILHRFIGYRPVPAELFADPASRLPGAAGFDFPSSTAAVAAAMATVAAPYLTVKFRNLAWAVAILVAAADVYLGGQLPLGAFAGVFLGWGAGTIIHLVLGAPGRRTSAEAVHHALGVAGVNPIRVLPIKKNTRGPLQFTVDTSTGDRLRVEIVRRLHRRAGAWYRLRRLLASLDVEDDPPLSTTYHEAEHEAFVTLFADRAGVRTPSVVSVCETEHGSPLLVRREVEGRRLTKGDSAEIGEPVLDGIWQQVAILSAARIAHHDLRPENFLVDTAGDVWLLDFTFGRVSAAPARCAQDLAEALVSLTALVGVERTVRSARRTLSPDRLEAALPYLQPLALPRRIRTQIDGRYVLTDLRETLADTIDRPIPTFRSPVRPRTIIGLLLFGAAVYVLLPQLSGLHEVVGSLRDAHWGWLIASVVTGLLAIVMSSVSILGSSVTPLPFWRTTAVQLAAAFTGRTTPGGVGFFGINIAFMERLGIRRAHAVGVTLLNLAATGAVSALWCVIGVFALGGSGVLRGVSIPHGWPVLAGAAGALVIAGVVVGSPLGRRRLVRPSLAMARDLLPVLRDPIRALELFGGAGGYLLFSGLGLATSLAAFGVRVPVAAVLVVFVVAQSLGHLAPIPGGLGAVESLMVAGLSAVGVPPAASVAAVLTSRLLTYWLPVLPGIATFRYLQHHGTI; encoded by the coding sequence GTGGTCGACCGTGCGACCCGCGATGAGTCCGAGGCAGCAGTGAAGGGCAACAACGAGAGTTCGGCGGCCGCGAGCGGCCGGCGCCGGATTTCGCTGTCGATCGGCCGGAGACCAGGCGACTTGATCTCGCTGGCGACCGCGGCCGCCGTGGTCACCTTGTGTGCGCTCGTGGCGAGGAACCCGGCCGTCAATCCGGTCGAGGTGGTGATCTACCAGCAGTTCGGGAAGATCCCGGCCGCTTCGCTCTGGGTGTGGCGGGTGCTGGCGGGGATCGGGAGCTGGATCGGCATCGCCGCCGCGTCCGCACTGGCGTTGTACTTCAAGCGGATACGGCTCGGGGTGTACCTCGCGACGGCCGGAACCCTGGCCTGGGGATCGGCGCGGATCCTGCACCGGTTCATCGGGTACCGGCCCGTTCCCGCCGAGCTGTTCGCCGACCCGGCGAGCCGGCTTCCCGGTGCCGCCGGGTTCGACTTCCCGTCCTCGACCGCGGCGGTCGCGGCGGCGATGGCCACGGTCGCCGCCCCCTACCTCACCGTCAAGTTCCGCAACCTGGCCTGGGCGGTGGCGATCCTGGTCGCCGCGGCCGACGTGTACCTCGGCGGCCAGCTCCCGCTGGGGGCCTTCGCCGGGGTGTTCCTCGGCTGGGGCGCCGGCACGATCATCCACCTGGTGCTGGGGGCGCCCGGTCGCCGAACGTCGGCGGAAGCGGTGCACCACGCACTGGGCGTGGCCGGGGTGAACCCGATCCGCGTGCTCCCGATCAAGAAGAACACGCGGGGACCGCTGCAGTTCACGGTGGACACCTCGACGGGTGACCGGCTGCGAGTGGAGATCGTGCGCCGGCTCCACCGCCGGGCGGGAGCGTGGTACCGGCTCAGACGGCTGCTGGCCTCCCTCGACGTCGAAGACGATCCTCCGCTCTCGACCACTTACCACGAGGCCGAGCACGAAGCGTTCGTCACGCTCTTCGCCGACCGCGCCGGGGTGCGGACGCCGTCGGTCGTATCGGTCTGCGAGACCGAACACGGCTCGCCGCTGCTGGTGCGCCGGGAAGTCGAGGGCCGCCGCTTGACAAAAGGGGATTCCGCCGAGATAGGCGAGCCGGTGCTGGACGGCATCTGGCAGCAGGTCGCGATCCTCTCCGCGGCCCGGATCGCCCACCACGACCTGCGGCCCGAGAACTTCCTCGTCGACACCGCCGGCGACGTGTGGCTGCTCGACTTCACCTTCGGCAGGGTGAGCGCGGCCCCGGCCCGCTGCGCGCAGGACCTCGCCGAGGCGCTGGTGTCCTTGACGGCGCTGGTCGGTGTCGAGCGGACGGTCCGCAGCGCGCGCAGGACGCTGTCGCCCGACCGGCTCGAGGCGGCTCTGCCCTACCTCCAGCCCCTCGCGTTGCCCCGCAGGATCCGGACCCAGATCGACGGCCGCTACGTGCTGACCGATCTCCGTGAGACGCTCGCCGACACGATCGACCGGCCCATCCCCACGTTCCGTTCCCCGGTGCGCCCGAGGACGATCATCGGACTGCTGCTGTTCGGCGCGGCCGTGTATGTGCTGCTGCCGCAGCTGTCCGGCCTCCACGAGGTGGTGGGCTCGCTGCGGGACGCCCACTGGGGATGGTTGATCGCGTCCGTGGTCACCGGTCTGCTGGCGATCGTGATGTCGTCCGTGTCGATCCTCGGCTCCAGCGTGACACCACTGCCGTTCTGGCGCACCACCGCGGTGCAGCTGGCGGCGGCGTTCACCGGGCGCACCACGCCCGGCGGCGTCGGGTTCTTCGGCATCAACATCGCTTTCATGGAACGCCTGGGCATCCGCCGCGCCCACGCCGTGGGCGTCACCCTGCTGAACCTCGCCGCCACGGGCGCCGTCTCGGCGCTCTGGTGCGTGATCGGCGTGTTCGCGCTCGGTGGTTCGGGAGTGCTGCGCGGGGTGTCCATCCCGCACGGGTGGCCGGTCCTGGCGGGTGCGGCCGGTGCGCTGGTCATCGCCGGTGTCGTGGTCGGCTCCCCACTGGGGCGTCGCCGGCTGGTCCGGCCCTCGTTGGCGATGGCCCGCGATCTGCTGCCCGTCCTGCGCGATCCGATCCGCGCGCTCGAGTTGTTCGGCGGCGCGGGCGGCTACCTGCTGTTCTCCGGTCTCGGGCTCGCCACCAGCCTGGCCGCCTTCGGCGTTCGAGTTCCCGTGGCGGCGGTGCTCGTGGTGTTCGTGGTCGCCCAGTCCCTCGGGCACCTCGCGCCGATTCCCGGCGGACTGGGCGCCGTGGAGAGCTTGATGGTCGCTGGGCTGAGCGCGGTGGGTGTCCCGCCGGCCGCCTCGGTCGCGGCGGTCCTCACTTCGCGGCTGCTGACCTACTGGCTGCCCGTCCTACCGGGAATCGCGACTTTCCGCTATCTCCAACACCACGGCACCATCTGA
- the tal gene encoding transaldolase, translating to MTTHHNDPLADLSASGVSVWLDDLSRELLESGDLDALIADKHVVGITTNPTIFASALAHGDRYEAQLRKLAEAGSSVEDTVFVLTTDDVRSACQVLRPVYDRTDGVDGRVSLEVDPGLAHDAAATVDRARELWAAVDEPNLLVKIPATAEGLAAITAVIGDGISVNVTLVFSLDRYREVLDAYLTGLEKADLEGRDLTAIHSVASFFVSRVDTRVDALLDPIGTSRALAVKGKAALANARLAHRIHEEVAASARWDRLAGTGARLQRPLWASTGVKNPDYPDTVYVSELAIPGTVNTMPGSTLAAFADHGTVPATRVQDTYAAAADVFAELARLGIDYDDVVATLEREGVRKFTDSWDELGKTVGGRLRQLAAG from the coding sequence ATGACCACGCACCACAACGACCCACTCGCCGACCTGTCCGCCTCCGGTGTGTCGGTCTGGCTCGACGACCTGTCCCGTGAGCTGCTCGAGAGCGGCGACCTGGACGCGCTGATCGCGGACAAGCACGTCGTCGGGATCACCACGAACCCGACGATCTTCGCCTCCGCTCTCGCGCACGGCGACCGCTACGAGGCGCAGCTGCGCAAGCTGGCCGAGGCCGGCAGCAGCGTCGAGGACACCGTCTTCGTCCTCACGACCGACGACGTCCGCTCCGCGTGCCAGGTCCTGCGACCCGTCTACGACCGCACGGACGGCGTCGACGGCCGGGTGTCGCTCGAGGTCGATCCCGGCCTCGCCCACGACGCCGCCGCGACCGTGGACCGCGCGCGTGAGCTGTGGGCCGCGGTGGACGAGCCGAACCTGCTCGTCAAGATCCCCGCCACCGCCGAGGGCCTCGCCGCGATCACCGCGGTCATCGGCGACGGCATCAGCGTCAACGTGACCCTCGTCTTCTCCCTCGACCGCTACCGCGAAGTGCTCGACGCGTACCTCACCGGCCTTGAAAAGGCCGATCTGGAGGGGCGCGACCTCACCGCGATCCACTCCGTCGCGTCGTTCTTCGTCTCCCGCGTCGACACCCGGGTCGACGCCCTTCTCGACCCCATCGGCACCTCCCGGGCCCTGGCCGTCAAGGGCAAGGCCGCTCTCGCCAACGCGCGGCTGGCGCACCGGATCCACGAAGAGGTCGCCGCGAGCGCCCGCTGGGACCGCCTCGCCGGCACCGGGGCGCGGCTGCAGCGGCCCCTGTGGGCCTCCACCGGTGTGAAGAACCCCGACTACCCCGACACCGTGTACGTGTCCGAGCTCGCCATCCCGGGCACGGTGAACACCATGCCCGGCAGCACGCTCGCGGCGTTCGCCGACCACGGCACCGTGCCCGCCACCCGGGTGCAGGACACCTACGCCGCGGCCGCGGACGTGTTCGCCGAGCTCGCCCGGCTGGGCATCGACTACGACGACGTCGTCGCCACGCTGGAGCGGGAAGGGGTGCGCAAGTTCACCGACAGCTGGGACGAGCTGGGCAAGACCGTCGGCGGCCGGCTCCGCCAGCTCGCGGCCGGCTGA
- the tkt gene encoding transketolase produces the protein MTRSATTPVRDPLLVPPVAVEAGWTGTDVRAVDTIRVLAADAVQRAGSGHPGTAMSLAPLAYLLFQQVMRHDPADDQWLGRDRFVLSCGHSSLTLYLQLYLSGYGLELADLEALRTWDSATPGHPEHRHTRGVEITTGPLGQGFASAVGMAIAARRERGLLDPDAADGESPFDHHVYVIASDGDLMEGITAEAGSLAGHQELGNLVAFYDANHISIEDDTDISFSEDVAARYAAYGWHVQSVDWTGSGRYVEDVDAVLTAVEAAKADTGRPSLIVLRTVIGWPAPTKQNTGAAHGSALGAEEVAATKTLLGFDPEQSFAVEGEVLAHAREVGDRGRTAHERWQHGYTRWRTRNPDRAALLDRLRNQELPDRWTDALPTFPADSKGMATRKASGQILTALAPVLPELWGGSADLAVSNNTTMEDEPSFIPEGKQTAQWQGGPFGRTLHFGIREHAMAAILNGIALQSLTRPYGGTFLVFSDYQRPAIRLAALMKLPVTHVWTHDSIGLGEDGPTHQPVEHLAALRAIPGLDVVRPGDANETVVCWRRILENRDRPAGLALTRQNVPVFDRTGELAPAEGAARGGYVLADSPTPDVLVVATGSEVQIALDARNLLARDGVSARVVSMPCREWFTAQDLSYQDEVLPPSVRARVSVEAAVAQGWRDVVGDAGRIVSLEHFGASADYRRLYDEFGITPAAVATAAHDSLRDAAAEPRPGGVQQAQAPTTGGTGDRPA, from the coding sequence ATGACACGTTCGGCCACCACCCCCGTCCGCGATCCGTTGCTGGTCCCGCCCGTCGCGGTCGAGGCCGGCTGGACCGGCACCGACGTCCGCGCGGTGGACACGATCCGGGTGCTGGCCGCCGACGCCGTCCAGCGGGCCGGCAGCGGCCACCCCGGTACCGCGATGAGCCTGGCGCCGCTGGCGTACTTGCTTTTCCAGCAGGTGATGCGGCACGACCCGGCCGATGACCAGTGGCTCGGCCGGGACCGGTTCGTGCTGTCCTGCGGCCACTCGAGCCTGACGCTGTACCTGCAGCTGTACCTGAGTGGCTACGGACTGGAACTCGCCGACCTGGAAGCGCTGCGCACGTGGGACTCCGCGACGCCCGGGCACCCGGAGCACCGCCACACCCGCGGTGTGGAGATCACCACCGGCCCGCTCGGGCAGGGCTTCGCCAGTGCCGTGGGCATGGCGATCGCCGCCCGGCGGGAACGCGGGCTGCTCGACCCGGACGCCGCCGACGGCGAGAGCCCGTTCGACCACCACGTGTACGTCATCGCTTCCGACGGCGACCTGATGGAGGGCATCACCGCCGAGGCCGGATCGCTGGCCGGGCACCAGGAACTCGGGAACCTCGTGGCGTTCTACGACGCGAACCACATCTCCATCGAGGACGACACCGACATCTCCTTCAGCGAGGACGTCGCGGCTCGCTACGCCGCCTACGGCTGGCACGTCCAGTCCGTCGACTGGACCGGCTCCGGCCGCTACGTCGAGGACGTGGACGCGGTGCTCACCGCCGTCGAGGCGGCCAAGGCGGACACGGGCCGGCCGTCGCTCATCGTGCTGCGCACCGTCATCGGCTGGCCCGCGCCGACCAAGCAGAACACCGGCGCCGCACACGGTTCCGCCCTGGGTGCCGAGGAGGTCGCCGCCACCAAGACGCTGCTGGGTTTCGACCCCGAGCAGAGCTTCGCGGTGGAAGGCGAGGTGCTCGCGCACGCCCGCGAAGTCGGCGATCGCGGTCGCACCGCCCACGAACGCTGGCAACACGGCTACACACGCTGGCGCACCCGCAACCCGGACCGCGCCGCGTTGCTGGACCGGCTGCGGAACCAGGAGCTGCCCGATCGCTGGACCGACGCGTTGCCCACGTTTCCCGCGGACAGCAAGGGCATGGCCACGCGGAAGGCGTCCGGTCAGATCCTCACCGCCCTCGCCCCGGTGCTGCCTGAACTGTGGGGCGGCTCGGCGGACCTGGCCGTCAGCAACAACACCACGATGGAGGACGAGCCGTCGTTCATCCCGGAGGGCAAGCAGACCGCGCAGTGGCAGGGCGGCCCCTTCGGCCGCACTCTGCACTTCGGGATCCGCGAGCACGCCATGGCCGCCATCCTCAACGGCATCGCGCTGCAGAGCCTGACCCGCCCCTACGGCGGCACCTTCCTGGTTTTCAGCGACTACCAGCGCCCCGCGATCCGCCTGGCGGCGTTGATGAAGCTGCCCGTCACCCACGTGTGGACCCACGACTCGATCGGCCTGGGCGAAGACGGCCCGACGCACCAGCCTGTGGAGCACCTCGCCGCGCTGCGCGCGATCCCGGGCCTGGACGTGGTACGCCCGGGTGATGCGAACGAGACGGTCGTGTGCTGGCGGCGGATCCTGGAGAACCGGGACCGGCCCGCCGGGCTGGCGCTGACGCGGCAGAACGTTCCGGTGTTCGACCGCACCGGCGAACTGGCTCCGGCCGAAGGCGCCGCCCGCGGCGGATACGTCCTCGCCGACAGCCCGACCCCGGACGTGCTCGTGGTCGCCACTGGTTCGGAGGTCCAGATCGCCCTCGACGCCCGGAACCTGCTCGCCCGCGACGGGGTTTCGGCCCGGGTGGTGTCGATGCCGTGCCGCGAGTGGTTCACCGCGCAGGATCTGTCCTATCAGGACGAAGTGCTGCCGCCGTCGGTGCGGGCGCGGGTGAGTGTCGAGGCCGCGGTCGCCCAGGGCTGGCGTGACGTGGTGGGCGACGCGGGGCGGATCGTGTCGCTGGAGCACTTCGGCGCCTCCGCCGACTACCGGCGGCTCTACGACGAGTTCGGGATCACTCCCGCCGCCGTCGCGACCGCCGCGCACGACAGCCTGCGCGACGCGGCCGCCGAGCCTCGCCCCGGCGGAGTGCAGCAGGCGCAGGCCCCCACCACGGGCGGCACCGGCGATCGCCCCGCCTGA